One window of the Caminibacter pacificus genome contains the following:
- a CDS encoding response regulator transcription factor, whose protein sequence is MNRKILVVEDEKLLNDTISTFLTYSDYDVVSAYDGISAVEMAKQHNPDLILLDVMLPCMLGYDVAKAIRKFSSVPILFLTSIEDKESKQKAFEAGATDYLSKSIDLSVLVEKINQILK, encoded by the coding sequence GTGAATCGAAAAATCTTAGTCGTTGAAGATGAAAAATTACTTAATGATACTATAAGTACTTTTTTAACTTATAGTGATTATGATGTTGTTAGTGCTTATGACGGAATTAGCGCGGTAGAAATGGCAAAACAGCATAATCCCGATTTGATTTTACTTGATGTGATGTTACCATGTATGTTGGGATATGACGTTGCAAAAGCGATTAGAAAATTCAGTAGCGTGCCTATTTTGTTTTTGACTTCTATCGAAGATAAAGAGAGTAAACAAAAAGCTTTTGAAGCGGGAGCTACGGATTATCTCTCAAAAAGTATCGATTTAAGCGTTCTTGTAGAAAAGATTAATCAAATATTAAAATAA
- a CDS encoding rhodanese-like domain-containing protein, with protein sequence MAKLTPFEQEVVERFKEAIELNKEKPGLGNIDIHKTRELIKDAGAILLDVTLPNLVEGENAEEAGIPTAYYTPYPEFTEYLDILPEDKTQPIVVACRKAFFANRVKGLLDVLGYKNVFVMTDDIKYLIEAHKAHTEG encoded by the coding sequence ATGGCAAAATTAACACCATTTGAACAAGAAGTAGTTGAAAGATTCAAAGAAGCAATTGAACTTAATAAAGAAAAACCGGGACTTGGAAATATCGATATTCATAAAACAAGAGAGCTGATAAAAGATGCGGGTGCTATTTTACTTGATGTAACGTTGCCTAATTTGGTAGAAGGTGAAAATGCTGAAGAAGCCGGAATTCCGACAGCGTACTATACTCCGTATCCGGAATTTACGGAATATTTGGATATTTTACCTGAAGATAAAACTCAGCCTATCGTAGTTGCTTGTAGAAAAGCGTTTTTTGCTAATAGAGTAAAAGGTCTTCTTGACGTGCTCGGATATAAAAACGTATTCGTAATGACTGACGATATCAAATATTTAATCGAAGCCCATAAAGCTCATACGGAAGGTTAA
- a CDS encoding phosphoribosyltransferase, translating into MIFKDRTEAGRLLGEKIKELIQSGRIVDPVVVALPRGGVPVAAEIAKEINAPLDILFVKKIPSPVNEEAAIGSVSESGLVFVNTNAIETLKARGIDVDESYIQQKALEKIQEMARKRDTYKVEPLPLEGKDVILVDDGIATGASMYLAAQSVVRDMPRSITIAAPVAPADENVLEMLRKVSHNLVILETPPMFMSVGQWYEDFHQLSDKEVKEILSQFR; encoded by the coding sequence ATGATATTTAAAGACAGAACTGAGGCCGGAAGACTTCTTGGAGAAAAAATAAAAGAATTAATTCAATCCGGAAGAATTGTAGATCCTGTTGTAGTAGCTTTGCCAAGAGGCGGAGTACCTGTGGCTGCAGAAATTGCAAAAGAAATCAATGCTCCTCTTGATATTTTGTTCGTTAAAAAAATACCGTCTCCCGTAAATGAAGAAGCTGCGATAGGTAGTGTAAGTGAAAGCGGTCTTGTTTTTGTAAATACTAATGCTATTGAAACTTTAAAAGCTAGAGGAATTGATGTTGACGAATCTTATATTCAACAAAAAGCGCTTGAAAAAATTCAAGAAATGGCAAGAAAAAGAGATACTTATAAAGTAGAGCCTTTACCTCTTGAAGGAAAAGATGTTATTTTAGTAGATGACGGTATTGCGACGGGAGCGAGTATGTATCTTGCCGCTCAAAGCGTTGTTAGAGATATGCCAAGAAGCATCACTATTGCGGCACCGGTTGCACCTGCGGATGAAAATGTACTTGAAATGCTTAGAAAAGTCTCTCATAATCTCGTAATTTTGGAAACTCCTCCTATGTTTATGAGTGTGGGACAATGGTATGAGGATTTTCATCAGTTGAGCGATAAAGAAGTTAAAGAAATATTGTCTCAATTTAGATGA
- a CDS encoding sterol desaturase family protein → MKDLILKVTASKWNYYLSLITDGLTALVFLVLSIIYSKDVWASIALFVLGVIIFTFIEYAVHAWLFHENHPLKVFIEGHAHHHQNPFSYDAMPFFMSALIASIFVWLFHFIMPLGDAFAIVGGMALGYFNYGIMHHIMHRREFSSKYWRYMQEFHFVHHKKPKMNHGITTDIWDRVFGTYYQWNEEDLKGIEKLKRVKKKA, encoded by the coding sequence ATGAAAGATTTAATTTTAAAAGTAACCGCAAGCAAGTGGAACTATTATCTAAGCTTGATAACTGACGGTTTAACAGCTCTTGTGTTTTTAGTATTGAGTATAATTTACTCAAAAGACGTATGGGCGAGTATCGCTCTTTTTGTTCTTGGAGTTATCATATTTACATTTATAGAATACGCCGTACATGCTTGGCTTTTTCACGAAAACCATCCTTTAAAAGTTTTCATTGAAGGACACGCACACCATCACCAAAACCCATTTAGTTACGACGCTATGCCGTTTTTTATGAGTGCGCTTATAGCTTCGATTTTCGTATGGTTATTTCATTTCATTATGCCTCTTGGAGACGCTTTTGCCATCGTAGGAGGTATGGCTCTTGGATATTTCAACTACGGAATTATGCACCACATTATGCATAGACGTGAATTTTCGAGCAAATATTGGAGATATATGCAAGAGTTTCATTTCGTTCATCACAAAAAACCTAAAATGAACCACGGAATTACGACTGATATTTGGGATAGAGTATTCGGAACATATTATCAATGGAATGAAGAAGACCTAAAAGGAATCGAAAAACTTAAAAGAGTAAAGAAAAAAGCTTAA
- the rgy gene encoding reverse gyrase — MLESIYKNRCPRCHGDITSNRLQNGEFCDKCMSEIKSFENCENLMFYEKFCKAKEKLEEFNDFFHSKTGNDLSDIQKMWAKRYFLDNSFALLAPTGIGKTTFGLLLSAFEKNSYIIFPTKLLVLQALERFKSWGIDVLAYTGKKQEKEKIKSGEYDILITTTQFLYKNREIINKDFKLVFVDDVDSILKSAKKIDDVLSLVGFSKEDIDEALRLIEKKEYEKLQEFQKKKKGNLIVSSATANPKSKRVLLFKYLLGFEISRPNLSLRNVIDSYDVEYSWQKSVEWIRRLGRGGLLFLPGNESKEKVYEYIEFLKKNSIKAYSYEEFEEKIEEFKKGECFFVGFASYKNPLARGIDLPEFIRYTLFVGVPKMEFRLSEDNYRSLYFILLSVYPYLLKNNILNEDEKIEFQKAIEFMKKYVFFSVLHPNVEKKLSEISQKIKKFIKKYENEIKNSPEISFDSEKLIVADITGYIQASGRSSRFYKGHLTKGLALTLVDNQKAFYSLKKRLSWFVKNEFVDINTLDLDEILKEIDESRKSEEKIALKTTFVVVESPTKAKTISEFFGKASRRVIEGVSVYEILSENRVLLISASIGHDFDLVHDEGVWGVKDKYIPIFHVLENKDKILDAFNLTSAEVEEVIIATDPDREGEKIAFDLTLNNKPYNFNIKRAEFHEITKYAFEEALNNLREVNKNWVAAQFLRRISDRWVGFKISQYLQKLLKNAHLSAGRVQTPVLRWICERTESLKEKIYVVRVSVSDVNFEFVFEDKQKAKEFFEKIDKVVIKKVSQEIENYIFTPFNTSALLKEAALKLRFSPQKTMKLAQELFESGFITYHRTDSIRISPLGEHIAKEYIKERFGSEFVKLRSFESSGGAHEAIRATSAMDANDLKSYLLMKNLNLTNEHIKLYDLIFRRFIASQMKEAVVKKEKFSLFDKEFEFLTEILEHGCDLVYEIEIKKVNEGEFKAKKEIFEKSKFTPFTYAEVIDTMKEKGIGRPSTYAITIEKLLERKYIIEKHGFLFATRLGFKVIDILDKSEYKEFVSEEFTAKLEELMDEIEEGKGDYKKELIKLFSLLF; from the coding sequence ATGCTCGAATCGATATACAAAAACAGATGTCCGAGATGTCACGGCGACATCACTTCAAACAGGCTTCAAAACGGAGAGTTTTGCGATAAATGTATGAGTGAGATTAAATCGTTTGAAAATTGTGAAAATTTAATGTTTTATGAAAAATTTTGCAAAGCAAAAGAGAAATTGGAAGAATTTAACGATTTTTTTCATTCAAAAACAGGTAATGATTTGAGCGATATTCAAAAAATGTGGGCTAAGAGATATTTTTTGGATAATTCGTTTGCTCTTCTTGCTCCGACAGGAATAGGAAAAACTACATTCGGGCTTTTACTCAGTGCGTTTGAGAAAAACTCTTATATTATATTCCCAACAAAACTTCTTGTGCTTCAAGCTCTTGAGAGGTTTAAATCTTGGGGGATAGATGTTTTGGCATATACGGGTAAAAAACAAGAAAAAGAGAAAATAAAAAGCGGTGAATACGATATTTTGATTACGACCACTCAATTTTTGTATAAAAACAGAGAAATCATAAATAAAGATTTTAAACTTGTTTTTGTAGATGATGTTGATTCTATTCTTAAAAGTGCCAAAAAAATCGATGACGTTTTGTCGCTTGTTGGATTTTCAAAAGAAGATATTGACGAAGCATTGAGGCTGATTGAAAAAAAAGAGTACGAAAAACTTCAGGAATTTCAAAAAAAGAAAAAAGGCAATCTGATAGTCTCTTCGGCTACGGCGAATCCTAAAAGTAAAAGAGTGCTTTTGTTTAAGTATCTTTTGGGATTTGAGATTAGCAGACCCAACTTGTCATTAAGAAACGTAATCGATTCGTACGACGTTGAATATTCCTGGCAAAAGTCGGTTGAATGGATAAGAAGGCTTGGCAGAGGCGGACTTTTGTTTTTACCTGGTAACGAATCCAAAGAAAAGGTTTATGAATATATAGAGTTTTTGAAAAAAAATTCGATAAAGGCCTATTCTTATGAGGAATTTGAGGAAAAAATCGAAGAATTTAAAAAAGGAGAGTGTTTTTTCGTAGGGTTTGCGAGTTATAAAAACCCTCTTGCCAGAGGAATAGATTTGCCTGAGTTCATCAGATATACGCTTTTTGTCGGTGTGCCGAAAATGGAGTTTAGGCTTAGTGAAGATAATTACAGGAGTTTGTATTTTATATTGCTCAGCGTTTATCCTTATCTTTTGAAAAATAATATTTTAAACGAGGATGAAAAAATCGAATTTCAAAAAGCTATAGAATTTATGAAAAAGTACGTATTTTTTAGCGTATTGCATCCGAACGTCGAAAAAAAACTGAGTGAAATTTCTCAAAAAATAAAAAAGTTTATTAAAAAATACGAAAACGAAATAAAAAACTCTCCGGAAATCAGTTTTGACTCGGAAAAGTTAATAGTTGCGGATATTACAGGATATATTCAAGCAAGCGGAAGGTCGAGTAGATTTTATAAAGGGCATCTTACAAAAGGGCTTGCTTTAACGCTTGTGGATAATCAAAAGGCTTTTTATTCTTTAAAAAAGAGACTTTCTTGGTTTGTTAAAAACGAATTTGTGGATATTAATACTCTTGATTTGGATGAGATCTTAAAAGAAATTGACGAAAGTAGAAAAAGCGAAGAAAAAATAGCTCTAAAAACTACGTTTGTGGTCGTCGAATCGCCGACAAAAGCAAAAACCATAAGCGAATTTTTCGGTAAAGCTTCAAGAAGAGTGATTGAGGGAGTGAGTGTTTATGAGATATTGAGCGAAAATAGGGTACTGCTTATTAGTGCGAGTATAGGTCATGATTTTGATTTGGTACATGATGAGGGTGTTTGGGGAGTTAAGGATAAATATATCCCGATTTTTCATGTTTTGGAAAACAAAGATAAAATTTTGGATGCTTTCAATCTAACTTCCGCCGAGGTTGAAGAGGTGATAATTGCAACCGACCCCGATAGAGAAGGAGAAAAAATTGCATTTGACTTGACACTAAACAACAAACCTTATAATTTCAACATCAAACGAGCCGAATTTCACGAAATCACCAAATACGCATTCGAAGAAGCTCTAAATAATTTAAGAGAAGTCAATAAAAATTGGGTGGCGGCTCAGTTTTTAAGAAGAATTTCGGATAGGTGGGTCGGATTTAAAATCTCTCAGTATCTCCAAAAACTTCTAAAAAACGCTCATTTATCCGCCGGAAGAGTACAAACACCGGTACTTAGGTGGATTTGTGAGAGGACGGAGAGTTTAAAAGAGAAAATTTATGTCGTTAGAGTGAGTGTTAGTGATGTAAATTTTGAGTTTGTTTTTGAAGATAAGCAAAAAGCAAAAGAGTTTTTTGAAAAAATAGATAAAGTCGTTATTAAAAAAGTATCTCAAGAAATTGAAAATTATATTTTTACCCCTTTCAATACTTCCGCTCTTTTGAAAGAAGCGGCTCTTAAGCTTAGATTTTCTCCTCAAAAAACGATGAAATTGGCCCAAGAGCTTTTTGAAAGCGGATTTATTACGTATCATAGGACCGATTCCATAAGAATTTCACCGCTTGGAGAGCATATCGCAAAAGAGTATATAAAAGAGAGATTCGGAAGCGAATTTGTAAAGCTTAGGAGTTTTGAAAGCAGCGGCGGAGCGCACGAAGCGATAAGAGCTACGAGCGCTATGGATGCGAACGATTTAAAAAGTTATCTTTTAATGAAAAACCTAAATTTAACAAACGAACATATAAAGCTTTACGATTTGATTTTTAGAAGGTTTATCGCTTCTCAAATGAAAGAGGCGGTAGTAAAAAAAGAGAAATTCTCGCTTTTTGATAAAGAGTTTGAATTTTTAACCGAAATTTTAGAACACGGGTGTGATTTGGTATATGAAATTGAGATAAAAAAAGTAAATGAAGGCGAATTCAAAGCGAAAAAAGAGATTTTCGAAAAAAGTAAATTCACTCCTTTTACCTATGCCGAGGTTATAGATACGATGAAAGAAAAAGGAATCGGAAGACCTTCAACTTATGCAATTACTATCGAAAAACTGCTTGAGAGAAAATATATTATAGAAAAACACGGCTTTTTATTTGCGACAAGACTCGGGTTTAAAGTGATAGATATTTTAGATAAAAGCGAATATAAAGAGTTTGTAAGCGAAGAATTTACAGCCAAACTTGAAGAGTTAATGGATGAAATAGAAGAGGGAAAAGGCGATTATAAAAAAGAACTGATTAAGCTTTTTTCTTTACTCTTTTAA
- a CDS encoding chloride channel protein — translation MTLNPVKILKQSLTKLSLIRDFLLASLLTGFISGFLVVVYDILTKLISKFLYRGDPLETIHNLPLWYLVLIPTLSILIVNFIVSVDKSVKEYGVSEIAEIVEKDKEMITIKNLLLKIIASALSIGSGFAVGNEGPSAAIGAMIAYKIHKLFKLPSQLIKPIISVGASSGIAAIFVSPITGIAFALESIAYNFVKTYLKFIIVGSLAAFTVSVLYLKPFHFIFSAGREIDLKYIYYTMLFIPFITFFIYFYLILQDKILYLLNLKLFNKFGIIKDLIFAIIGGVTIALIIYINPYAGFTGHNIVTYLINNAYHIPFLLIIEILLLRIIATAFSIYSNAIGGMFVPLMSIGALVGYGFAELLNLIHLNIEPFYFAAIGAAVFMGVLMKLPFTSIVLALEVTNDYNVVIATGMSVAIISYLTRLNFNLKKFNTIDINFTNFKLH, via the coding sequence ATGACTCTAAACCCGGTAAAAATCTTAAAACAATCCCTTACAAAACTATCATTAATAAGAGATTTTTTGCTCGCCTCTTTACTTACCGGATTTATCAGCGGGTTTTTAGTAGTCGTATACGATATCTTAACAAAACTCATTTCAAAATTTTTATATAGAGGAGACCCTTTAGAAACGATTCATAATCTTCCATTGTGGTATTTGGTTTTGATACCTACTCTTTCGATTTTAATCGTAAATTTTATCGTCTCAGTCGATAAAAGCGTAAAAGAGTACGGAGTTAGCGAAATTGCCGAAATCGTAGAAAAAGACAAAGAGATGATTACGATTAAAAACCTTTTATTAAAAATCATAGCTTCCGCTCTATCTATCGGTAGCGGCTTTGCTGTTGGAAACGAAGGTCCGAGTGCGGCAATAGGCGCTATGATTGCATATAAAATCCATAAACTTTTCAAACTTCCAAGCCAACTAATAAAACCGATTATCAGTGTTGGTGCCAGCAGCGGAATAGCCGCTATTTTCGTATCCCCTATAACCGGAATAGCATTTGCCTTGGAAAGCATTGCTTATAATTTTGTAAAAACATATCTTAAATTCATAATCGTAGGAAGCCTTGCCGCTTTTACCGTTTCGGTTTTATATCTTAAACCTTTTCATTTTATTTTTTCAGCCGGAAGAGAGATAGATTTGAAATATATCTATTATACGATGCTATTTATTCCGTTTATTACGTTTTTTATCTATTTTTATCTTATTTTGCAAGACAAAATTCTCTATTTATTAAATTTGAAGCTTTTTAATAAATTCGGAATTATTAAAGATTTGATTTTTGCGATTATCGGTGGAGTAACAATAGCTCTTATCATATATATCAATCCATATGCCGGCTTTACGGGACACAATATCGTCACCTATCTTATAAACAACGCCTATCATATTCCTTTTTTATTAATAATCGAAATTCTTCTTTTAAGAATCATAGCAACCGCTTTTTCAATCTATTCAAATGCCATCGGAGGTATGTTCGTGCCTCTTATGAGTATCGGTGCGCTTGTAGGATACGGATTTGCGGAACTTTTAAATCTTATTCATTTAAACATAGAGCCTTTTTATTTCGCGGCTATAGGAGCTGCCGTTTTTATGGGAGTACTTATGAAACTTCCTTTTACTTCGATAGTTTTGGCGTTAGAAGTTACAAACGACTACAACGTAGTAATCGCAACCGGAATGAGTGTGGCTATTATTTCATATCTTACAAGACTAAACTTCAATCTCAAAAAATTCAATACCATAGATATAAATTTTACTAATTTCAAGCTCCATTGA
- the hcp gene encoding hydroxylamine reductase — MFGLFGKKEESKKQACDLPFLCWQCEMSAPGGCGAHGESKGVCGKDATKARLQDLMTYGLRGLSAYREHARELIEKFGDEAEWKTLMDIDDVTAETLYFTLTNVNFNFDEHIAQLMRVGNAGVKVMDLLSELHTKALGIPTPVEVTQNKAEGKGILVSGHNLDMLEKLLQRIEERGLSDKINVYTHSEMLPAHGYPHLRKYKNLKGNIGKAWFDQTDIFSKWNGTCVVNTNCIVPPEKSGKVKNYIDRLYTYKIVGIEGAKKIENDNFDPLIDHTLELPDITGFDSDEKIATGHHYKTVLEAYGAKVLDAIKEGKLKRVWVIAGCDAPGRKRDYFRELALAVPKDHIIITSSCGKFRFNDVDFGTVPGTDIPRYIDLGQCNDSNGAVHIALAVANALGIEDINELPVSIALMWMEQKAIIILLALLSLGIKDIYIGPNAPQFANEDIVNFLVQNFNLGVISGDIHKDFGKELAG; from the coding sequence ATGTTCGGACTTTTCGGTAAAAAAGAAGAAAGCAAAAAGCAAGCGTGCGATTTGCCGTTTTTATGTTGGCAATGTGAAATGAGCGCACCTGGAGGGTGTGGAGCTCACGGAGAAAGCAAAGGAGTTTGTGGTAAAGACGCGACAAAAGCAAGACTTCAAGACTTAATGACATACGGACTAAGAGGTCTTAGCGCATATAGAGAACACGCAAGAGAATTAATCGAAAAATTCGGTGATGAAGCTGAATGGAAAACATTAATGGATATTGATGACGTAACTGCTGAAACATTATATTTCACACTTACAAACGTAAACTTCAATTTTGACGAGCATATCGCTCAACTTATGAGAGTAGGAAACGCAGGTGTTAAAGTAATGGATTTACTAAGCGAACTTCATACAAAAGCTCTTGGTATCCCTACACCTGTAGAAGTTACTCAAAATAAAGCGGAAGGAAAAGGTATCCTTGTTTCTGGACACAACCTCGATATGCTTGAAAAATTACTTCAAAGAATTGAAGAAAGAGGACTTAGTGATAAAATCAACGTATATACTCACTCGGAAATGTTACCGGCTCACGGATATCCTCATCTAAGAAAATATAAAAACCTAAAAGGAAACATCGGTAAAGCGTGGTTCGACCAAACTGACATCTTCAGCAAATGGAACGGAACGTGCGTAGTAAATACGAACTGTATCGTACCGCCTGAAAAATCAGGAAAAGTTAAAAACTATATCGACAGACTATACACTTACAAAATCGTAGGTATCGAAGGTGCTAAAAAAATTGAAAACGACAATTTCGACCCGCTAATCGACCATACTTTAGAACTTCCTGATATTACGGGATTCGATAGCGACGAAAAAATCGCAACAGGACATCATTACAAAACCGTACTTGAAGCTTACGGAGCGAAAGTACTTGATGCGATTAAAGAAGGAAAATTAAAAAGAGTTTGGGTAATTGCAGGATGTGACGCACCTGGTAGAAAAAGAGACTACTTTAGAGAACTTGCACTTGCAGTACCGAAAGACCATATCATTATCACAAGTAGCTGTGGTAAATTCAGATTCAACGACGTAGATTTCGGAACCGTACCTGGTACTGACATTCCAAGATACATCGACCTAGGACAATGTAACGACTCGAACGGAGCGGTTCATATCGCACTTGCGGTTGCAAACGCTCTTGGAATCGAAGATATCAACGAACTTCCGGTATCAATCGCTCTTATGTGGATGGAACAAAAAGCGATTATCATTTTACTTGCATTGCTTAGCCTTGGAATTAAAGATATCTATATCGGACCGAACGCTCCTCAATTTGCAAACGAAGATATCGTTAATTTCTTAGTACAAAACTTCAACTTAGGAGTAATTTCAGGAGATATTCACAAAGATTTCGGAAAAGAACTCGCAGGCTGA
- a CDS encoding bacteriohemerythrin, which produces MELKRVAFEPMNEIHDKEGEILQKLLNAIKNRENLEEIFDEFVKDVENHFEFEQNLMEKYDFFAKIPHKMEHDRILNELYQLKNHLDNYEMLERYFNDHFLPWLENHIATMDTVTAGFFNMVGAKP; this is translated from the coding sequence ATGGAATTAAAAAGAGTTGCGTTTGAACCAATGAACGAAATCCACGACAAAGAAGGTGAAATACTACAAAAACTCCTAAACGCTATAAAAAACAGAGAAAATCTCGAAGAAATATTCGACGAATTCGTAAAAGATGTGGAAAATCATTTTGAGTTCGAGCAAAACTTAATGGAAAAATACGATTTTTTTGCAAAAATACCTCACAAAATGGAACACGACAGAATCCTAAACGAGCTATATCAACTAAAAAATCACTTAGATAATTACGAAATGCTTGAGAGATATTTTAACGACCACTTTTTACCGTGGCTTGAAAATCATATAGCAACAATGGATACGGTTACGGCCGGATTTTTCAATATGGTAGGGGCAAAGCCCTAA
- a CDS encoding KamA family radical SAM protein: MKYRAYNAKSFKQIEQVKTYMKPEDIKEIEIASLVFPFKVNNYVVTLIDWQNYKDDPIFRLVFPQMEMLKPEHKEKLLKALDDEDKLQKTIYDIRMSLNPHPAGQQANIPEINGKKLEGSQHKYKETILFFPKQGQTCHAYCTFCFRWPQFTGIDELKFASKEVEVLIEYIKAHPTITDLLFTGGDPLVMSSKLLRAYIEPILKAKIPHLKNIRFGSKVLGFWPYRFVSDSDSEDLLNLFREIVDSGYHLAFMAHFNHYKELEGEILEKAVRNIRKTGAIIRTQAPVLRHINASSEVWEKMWKRQVALGMIPYYMFMPRDTGAKHYFELPLYEAWKIYKGAISKVSGLARTVRGPSMSATPGKVAVVGVNEINGEKVFVLNMLQAKNPELVDIPFFAKFDEKATWIDELKPAFADKFIFD, encoded by the coding sequence TTGAAATACAGAGCATATAACGCGAAAAGTTTTAAACAAATCGAGCAAGTAAAAACCTATATGAAACCTGAAGACATAAAAGAGATAGAGATAGCTTCGCTTGTTTTTCCTTTTAAGGTCAATAATTACGTCGTGACTCTTATCGATTGGCAAAACTACAAAGACGACCCGATTTTCAGACTTGTTTTTCCTCAAATGGAGATGTTAAAACCTGAACATAAAGAGAAGCTTTTAAAAGCGTTGGATGACGAGGATAAATTACAAAAAACTATCTACGATATCAGAATGAGCCTAAACCCTCATCCGGCGGGACAACAGGCAAATATTCCGGAAATTAACGGAAAAAAACTTGAGGGGTCTCAACACAAATACAAAGAAACGATTCTTTTTTTCCCGAAACAAGGTCAAACGTGTCATGCGTATTGTACTTTTTGTTTCAGATGGCCTCAATTTACGGGAATTGACGAACTTAAATTCGCAAGTAAAGAGGTTGAGGTTTTAATCGAATACATAAAAGCTCATCCTACCATTACGGATTTGCTATTTACAGGAGGAGACCCGCTTGTAATGAGCTCTAAACTTCTTAGAGCTTATATAGAGCCAATATTGAAAGCTAAAATTCCACATCTTAAAAATATCAGATTCGGCTCTAAAGTTTTAGGGTTTTGGCCTTATAGATTCGTAAGTGACAGCGATAGTGAAGATTTGTTAAATCTTTTTAGAGAAATCGTAGATAGCGGATATCATTTGGCGTTTATGGCGCATTTTAATCACTATAAAGAGCTTGAGGGCGAAATCCTTGAAAAAGCTGTCCGAAATATAAGAAAAACCGGAGCTATTATAAGAACTCAAGCGCCGGTGCTTAGACACATAAACGCAAGCAGTGAAGTTTGGGAAAAAATGTGGAAAAGACAAGTGGCTCTTGGAATGATTCCTTATTATATGTTTATGCCGCGCGATACCGGGGCAAAGCATTATTTCGAGCTACCGCTATATGAAGCATGGAAAATATATAAAGGCGCTATTAGTAAAGTCAGCGGACTTGCAAGAACTGTAAGAGGTCCGAGTATGAGTGCTACACCCGGTAAAGTTGCTGTGGTTGGTGTTAATGAGATTAATGGAGAGAAAGTGTTTGTTTTAAATATGCTTCAGGCTAAAAATCCGGAGCTTGTAGATATTCCGTTTTTTGCTAAATTCGATGAAAAAGCCACTTGGATAGACGAGTTAAAACCGGCGTTTGCCGATAAGTTTATCTTCGATTAG
- a CDS encoding Crp/Fnr family transcriptional regulator: MNLKSFFLFKGLDDKDIEEVKKFTIVKKLKKDEIVFYEKENPAYLHLLVEGVARVYKVDSKGNELIIHKFSPVSLIAELANLENMPYPANCAMDSDGVILKIEFEKFKKFMKKGDVCFSIMSSLLRKMKYLDGLIQANLVLDTETKIAKFIYENPEAFEDLKQHSIASLLNIKPETLSRKLKKFKELGIIENIGSKLKVKNRELIKENFTW, encoded by the coding sequence ATGAATTTAAAGAGTTTTTTTCTTTTTAAAGGTCTTGATGATAAAGATATTGAAGAAGTGAAAAAATTCACAATCGTAAAAAAATTAAAAAAAGACGAAATAGTTTTTTACGAAAAAGAAAATCCGGCATACTTACATCTTTTGGTTGAGGGCGTTGCAAGAGTATATAAAGTCGATAGCAAAGGAAACGAGCTTATTATTCATAAATTCAGTCCCGTAAGTCTTATAGCCGAGCTTGCTAATCTTGAAAATATGCCCTATCCGGCAAACTGCGCTATGGATAGTGACGGGGTGATTTTGAAAATAGAGTTTGAAAAATTTAAAAAGTTTATGAAAAAAGGTGATGTCTGTTTTTCTATTATGAGTTCTCTGCTTAGAAAAATGAAATATCTCGACGGGCTTATTCAAGCCAATTTGGTACTTGATACCGAGACGAAAATTGCAAAGTTTATTTATGAAAACCCTGAAGCTTTTGAAGATTTAAAACAGCATTCGATTGCGAGTCTTTTGAATATAAAACCCGAAACTTTAAGTAGAAAGTTGAAAAAATTCAAAGAACTCGGTATTATAGAAAATATAGGCTCAAAACTGAAAGTAAAAAACAGAGAACTTATAAAAGAAAATTTCACATGGTAA